The segment GCCAGTAAGTTTATAAGCACAAACTTCCATGAGAAAACCTGTACCAAAAACTGTAACTACTGACCCCAACACAAGGCTAGGTCTTCTTCTAAAATTCTTCTAGCAGTGGACATTGCCTTAGTCAATTCCTGACAGAGTTTCTCATTTTACAGGGActctcaagtggtaaagaacccgcctgtcaatgcaggagacataagggacacgggtttgatacctgggtcacgaagatcccctggaggagaaaatggcaacccactctagtattcttgctggagaattccatggacagaggaccctggagggctacagtccattgggttgcaaagagtcagaaacgaccggagcgacttagcacattcTACCTCAGTCTGTCTAAACACCAAAATGTGGTTTGGGACAGACAAACTAGCTTGACATTCACCTTGACATTCACTAGCTTCATATTTAGCTAGTATTCACCTAATACTAGCTTGGGTTGCTTACAGATGCCCCCCCTTATGGAATCAGTTCAAACAGTAAGCAAAGAAATTAAATGCAGAGTTAGTCATCACTGCAGAGATCACAGCCACAAACCCTGAAATGTACAGGAATATAATAATTGTCTTTGATTATTACTTAAGAGGACCACCACTTCAGAATTGAAAGACGAGGTTTTCAAAAAGCCGTATTTTAAAACCAAAACTAGCAAAAGTTAATACATGGCTTTTGGACCAAACTTCAGAGAGTATGAACCCAGTTATGAAGACTCAGTGCTAGAAACTGAAATTTATTcttattcagaactgatttattAACATCATATCGATCTCTCCGAGGCTCAGCTGGCTAGAAATCACACTCTAGACATcaccccccactccacccccaatgAACCTCAGGTCCACAACCCAACACACAAACACCTGCTCCTTTGCTCTTTCAGGAAAACGGCAGCAGCAGCCCATCCTCTAACCTGCTCGTCTTTTCCCCCAACTCCTGTCCTATCCATTCTGCCTTCTACTCATCTGTCCTATAAGGCCCCTCTTAACACATTTCTACCACTGTCGCCCTGATTCAGGCCCTTATTTTTAATCATAACAGCGTCCCCACCTctttccaggcctccctgctgccgAAGCCATCTTCATAAAACGCCAATAAGATCTCAGGGCAGCCTTGTTTAAAACCTTCTATGGTAGGCCATGTACTTTGGAAAAACCCAAACGCCGTAAGCATTCtctcatatatatacaaataaacccTTAGTTCATGGGGTATGAAGCTAAAATGCCTAATCAATTAACATGAATTAATTAAGTGTCTTACCTCCTGTTCAGAGAGCCCATCAATAATTTCAGAAATCTCATGTTCACTCCTAGCAATGGTGGCTGAAAGACCAGCTCCCCTCTGCCCAACTCTAAATATGAAGGAgacattacatatatatttaaaggcCTTTTATAAAGAAGTATAAATTAGATTACTTTTACATCAATTTGCTTTCTGAGTGGGACTAGAAGTcaggggaaaaaaacctaaaatgCTATTGAGTAACTACTTTTAAGCAATATGTTTAAGTCATTTATCTATAAAATTAGTAACAATTTAAATgctaagatttctttttaaaggttacaAGTCTAAATTCAAATGGCAGAACTATTCGCAGGAAACATCTGGAAAACTAGTCATTGgtgtcattttcatttcaaatagcaGTCTTTTGTCTGCCTTCCACAGCACAGGATAGCAGACTtagaaaaatttataaaacatttttacagGGAGGGGAACAAAAATCCAATCATCACTCCTCACAACAACTTAACTGTGGTTACCAGGGCTTTCATGACTCACTTACATGAGACGGCAGAAAAGGCAACTAAAGATTCTACCTTTGCAAAAGCACTTGTCCtctaaagtaaaaacaaatcagAAACTACATACCAATACAGAGAATTTCTTAATTAGCAAacaatttaataagacttttGATTATGCTGAAGGGTAGCGAAGGACCATGAAACATTGTCTTATTCTTACTGTCATTTCAAAAGGAATGAGCATTTTCAAGAACTGAAGAGTTAATTTCAACATATTCACTTAAATTTAGATTCAACAGCATGATTAAAGTTATTAGATTCACCAAGACATAAACATTGCTAATTGATAACCAAgttttatattcaaaataaaagttcTTAGACTCATAAACGTAGAGAAGAGATTTGTGATTgccaaggggtgggggagggatagattgggagtttgggattagcagatggaaactattatatataggatggataagcaacaaggtcccattgtatagcataaggaactatattcaatatcctgggataaatcataatggaaaagaatatttaaaaaggaagGTATGTATGTGTAAAATTCAGttactctgctatacagcagagactggtacaacactgtaaatcaactatatttgatttattttaaaaaaaggaaaaacataacaAAGTTCTTTATGAACCTTCTTAATGGTTAGATTCAGGTGACAATAAATATtgtgaaagattaaaaatatgattCACAGAAAAACATCAAACCACTTACCGCTGAAACCGTTCTTGCTGTTCTCTCTGTTTTCGAATCTCTGGAAATTGCTTTTCATAGTACTctcttgttttgctttctttagcTTTCCTCCGAGGGTTATTTTCTATTCTGTCCACTTTTTTCTCCCATGCCTCCATGAGCTGATCATAACGTTGGCAGATTTTTTGTTCCTATTAAATACCCGTAGCAAATTAATAATTAAACTAAACTCTGTGATTCTGACAAACCTAATACTTAAAAGCACAGGTTACTTCTTAAGGCTAAGTCAGAAGGACATTTGGCCTATGACTCAACTGTGAATGAAAAGGTGTCCTTGatctgaaagaagagaaagacagggaGCTGTTTTCTATGAAAGATCCACACACACAGCCTATCATGGCTGGATTTCTTAGTCAACATTAAGACTACACAAATCAACAAACTACATGCTGAGCCACTCTGATAACAATTAAGTCTTCAttgtcaggaaaatgagaaatagaatATGTAAATAGTTTGTAATCCCAAAGGCAAGCAGATTAACATTTTGTTGTCACCTTTCCATCAGTCAAAGAAAACACTCAAACTTAGACCACCCTCCTACTGTTGGAAGTTCTGGTTAGTTGCAATTTTTTCTTACTATAAATAATGCCATATAATGAACATTTTTACAGTCTGGAAAAGGCAGAAATTGGTTGTACTCTATGACAAAAAGAAATCCAGTAAACTACATGAAATCGAGAATGAATGCTTTTAGAGAAATGAATAATGTGTGACTTCATTCTttaaacagagaagaaagaaccCTGTACTGTGGGCACAGGACCGTCGGTGCAAAACAACAGAAAGTGTGAAAGGGCTCATGATGGCccaggaagggaagagagggaaagcGCTGTCCCCCATACTCCCTCTGTCTCCTTGACACCCGTCCACCTCCTGGGCCTGAATCTACCTTCATTCGGCTCTACCGCCAAAGTCACCCCCTTGCCTCCTTCCTACACAACTCCCACGCACCCTGAGGTGTAACTAGATGCACATTCTCTTCCTCAGCTTAAACATTTCACAGATGACCTCGGCATCTGACCTCAAGTCCCCTCCTGACCCTCAGGCCAGGCCGTGCACAACCTGGCCTGGCTCCCCTGCCCTGTCATGTTCCCTCTGCTTCCCAGACCTTCCCAAGCTTGTACAAGTTGGCAGATGGCTGGTTTTCCTGTGAAACACCCCTCAGGACCACTATGTGCCAGCTGTCCCCTACGTGCTCTCAGTCATCTGGACGTCCTGAACCACAAGACGACCACAATACACTAATCGCCCGTGCCCTCATCTGCCCTGTCCCTCCTTAGACTCCAGAGGGCTAAAGCCACGTGGCTATCTACTCCCTTTGTAGAATAATACATGGGTTCATTTTCAATTATTACATTcaattataaagcaaatattacttTTAAGTTATTACACAGTTACTGATTCTCCTTACGAATCCTGGTGAGATAAAACACCTTGGTTCACTCTTGGAAAAGGGGAAACTGCCAACAAGTATTTACTAAGCAAGTCAGTGAACATACAAAGTTCATCACTAAATACTCGGTGAGGTATAAGAACAAAGTCTGGACCTCTATGTTTGTCTCTTTGGATAGCAAATTTAGCAATTAccacaattaaaacaaaattactggatagaaaaaaaacactttagctaatttatttatatgtgtatgctcttggcccaaaaaaaaaaaattcaagactgATAATTGAAGAAAGTATCTAAAGGCCCAGACTGCCAAATTAGAACATTAGGAGTTATATACCAAATAAAAGCTGGTGATTCTTACAATTCATTAAACTAACAGGTCCTTAAATACAAGGTACAAGTTCATTTCTGATGTGAAtcaaaatatatcatttattcAATAAGAAACCATTCAAATGAATTAACAGTCTATAATTATTACGAACACACTATAAAAGAACAGTGGCATCATATTTTCTGTAACTTAATTTCCATGAAGATTATAACCACAAAATTTTTAGACTGCAAGTcataataaatacaaagaatacCGTGAATTTGAAAAAGCTGAACTTTAGCTGACCCAGATTCTAATAAGAAAGAACAGTGATGCCTCATTGGCATGACCATAACTTACCCAATTTGTCTGAGGTTAGAGACTAAATAAGATCATCCtacttctctttcatatttttttaaactactcaccattttctttattttggctagATGAAAATGTTATACACAGATGACCAAGAGAATTTGATAATGATATTAAATGTGATTTATGATATCAAAATGTTACTAGACTCAGATTGATGTCTAAGTCACATTTATAGTTACAAATCAGCACCTGCTCTCAAGTGTGGTCAAGAACCGTTctcactaacaatgagaaagcgAATGCCTGAAGAAGCACGGACGGGAAAGCTGAAcaaatttcagtgaacaaggATAGGACCTCACCCTTTGTTTTCTTGcatgatttcttcttttaaaaaataaaatgagttttttCCTCATCACCTGGTTTCTAGAAGAGAAAAATACGGTTGTATGACATTAAGAAAAAGTACAATTCAATAGTGCATTCACTTTGTTTTCAGAGACACTGAAAAACAAGCAAAGATCACTTAAGAATACACAATATAATCAAAGTTAATCCTAATTTTTTCACCCTGCAAAACAAGACTCCTCCAATAATTAGGACTAAATTTCCTCCCATTCTATAGTAAGGCTTTAACACAGAGAGTTCAACTATTACATTCCTAAggcaaatattattttcaagttATAACAGTTACTGATTTTTCTTAAGAATCCTAGTGAGGTTAAGCACCCTGGTTCACTcttgggaggagggaggtggagagGAGGCCAAGCTTTCGCAGTTACCTCCTAACACAGGTCCACGCTGCCCTGCCTCCTCAGAGTGTACCAACACAGAGAGCTGACTCTGCCGTAAACAGAGGCTTTCTTCAGGCACAGAAACAACACAGTCCACTCTAAGAAGTCATGGGGAGGGCAACGTGATAGGACAGCAAGTCCTCCCTTATAActtaacagtttcacttttcaaataTGAAGCACTGTAACCTTCAAAAACAATGGCATGCAggttcaaatataaatatttatacccCACCTACTTCCAGAAAGGATTTCAAGCTGATTattcaaatataaatacaaaGCCAAGGCAAGTAGAAGTAATTTTTTTGGTTATCTGCCACTCCGGACTAACACTGACACTGGCTCCACTTAAATAAGCATGAACAGTCAGGAGCTGGCTATATGGAAAAGGAGCCAAGAGATTAAAGAGAATCACTGAAAGGAACATTTGCTATTTCATACAAAGCAAATGATGATAATGACAGAACAGCTACTGAACGATCCATACGGACACACGTAGCTGAGTAGACGGTACTTCACAAGATGGTGTGCAGTGGAAGCATTTCCATGTATGCAGTTTGCTCTCGCTGTGATTATGTGCTGCTCAACAGCAAAGGAcaatcaataaatataatttacaatGGTTCCTAAGAATTTACATGAAGAACTCCTTCTCAGGATAGTGTGCTAAGCACTATAGCAGGAAGATAGCTaatatgaaataaatcagacagggCTGCTCTGCAGCAGCTATCAGGGAAAAGACAGAACACAAACATAATGGAagctttgtggaaaaaaaaaattattaagagtAGCCAACTAGATTTTTATCCGctattctcctttttaaaaatgttagaacAGCTAAACAGTTCCAAAACAaggtatattttatatgttttgccTAACCTAGTTCTAAGGGTTGTCAAGACCACAGTAGCATCTCACAGAAAAATTCTAggtatatgacttttattataaACCACTTACTTAACAAAAGTTAAAATCATTCAAATTTCAGTTTCTGTCATGCATACTACCATGCAAATTATATTTGCCACCAGTTCTGCAAAGTAGCTAACTATTGCATATACtcttagtaagaaaaaaaattttttaattatatatatataaatatcaatgTGCTCATTAGTAACTGTACTAATAAATAAGTATAATGTTCTGGTTATAgttaataaaacataataaagaagaaatatcacATTTTTGTTACAAACTAAGAATAATTCATCTAAAATTCTCTTAAaatatgataattaaaaaaaaaaagatacctatCTAGCTTCCTCTCTTACTTCAATCAGATCAAGAAATtaggttttcttttcacttattttcttattCCAAAATGTGCATCCAGAAAGGCCTGGTGTCTGGGAGGAGCAAGGCTAAGCCAGCTACATTGTGGAGCAGTCTCCGCACCCACGTGAGGGCTGAGCGCTTCCGAGGCACCAGGGCATGAAACGGCAGAAGGGTCTACAAATACCGTCATTAGCAAGAGTCATGGAAGGGATTTCCCTAGAATAGGATTTGAATAATGATAAAATGATCCGTGGCACTTCTACTTTGCAATGGCAGATGTGGCTTGGTGGGGGACGGTGTCATCACTAGTCTTAAATGAAAAAGCTTCATTATCTTACTTCATCATGCGCCTTGCAGGTACTCCactgaaaaaaagacaaaacaggaGGCAAAAAATTCAAGCCTCAAGGTAAGCCATTTCAATGTTAAGTATCCACCTTTTTTACTAGCAGATCATAAAACCAGCTAGTTTTAtgcaatcatttattttattttttggcctcggAAACTCAAAGCTGTTACCCCAACCCCCAAAAAGCCAGAGGAAGATAACATATAGTAAAACGACAGCAAATTACACAAATCTAAAACACACCTACACTACATTATAGTACTATGTCAGCAGATAACGTAAAAATGGTCTCTTTATAGAATATACGGTCTTTAACTGAAGAACTCCAAAGATGATCAATACTTACGTCTTGATGTTCTCATGGTACACCTTGGTGTCTGATGGCTGGTTATAGAGTGGCTATAAAATAAACCaaacatttataaacaaaatgttgTACACTTGCCTACTAAGAGACAAAGACACACTCCCTACACATCAATGGGAGCTCAGGTAAAGTACTGCTAATGGGTCTACACACAAACACTCAGCCACAACCTCCAGACTTAGCTGGCCTCTCTGAATAACTCTGTCCACCCCATCTGCTAACAATGAAATCCACTGTACCCTTCactcatagattttttttttttaactttgaaagaCAAAGGAGGATTAAATGCCATTATTACCCTACCAAGATGATTCAAAGAGTTTTCCATTTCTGCTATTACTTCTTCCTCCTTCTACCTCAGTGATTTAACAGCTCCTCGGGCAAAAACATGATCAGGAAAATGCCTCTGCAAAGGTCCCAAGTTTGTGCACATTATTTCAAGCTTATCACCCTTACTGTCCGGCCACAGTACTCTCATCCTGAATCAAGCGACCACACTCCACCTTATCCCAAGAAAAACTGCTTCAAAAAGAGCATTAGACacgaaaaaaattttttactcaCCAGTTCAACTTTTGGGCCAAGACCTTCAAATATTTTATGAGCTTCTTCCGCTTTTTTCTAcagataaaaatattattatataagtAAAAATTACTTTACCTAAATGCAAAATTACTTCTAATTCAATAATATTTACCTAAAGACCAATATATAGTCAAACTTATCCTTACTTCCAAATATTCTTCTTTCATATGATAGGCTAAAatactaattttgttttcataactCCTTCACCAAATCAGTCAAATCTAAACATGTGTTTTGAAAGCAAAACCCAAAGAATTGCTAAGTTCTTAAAAGCAAATAGATATTACTAATAAGATTCCaaggagaggaagcagagattcACTATTAGAAATGAATCCCTCAAACATGTTTAAAACTTCAACTCTTAATATCtttaaagatgatttaaaaacacaaaataacatAAAGTTGCCAATCTTTACCATGGTAGGCCAAACTAGTATCTTTGAAGAAAAGCTTATAATGAATATACTCTCTAGTTTTAAGAAAACCTTGGTAATAACAGAGAAAAACTAGTTTGAATTACTCGAAGTATTCATTAGTGAATAAATgttgaattatatacttttacatgccttttggggcttccctcatagctcagttggtaaagaatctctctgtcttgcaggagaccccagttagatttctgggtcaggaagatcccctggagaaggaaatggcaacccattccagtgtgcttacctggagaatcccatggacagaggagccttgcaggctacagtccatgaggtctcaagagtcagacacaacttagtgactaaaccaacaccaccacatgtctttttcaaaagttaaatCATCTAGACCAAAGTGCTATCTAGCAGAAATCTACCTTTAATAGACAAATGAAATACAACAAAATTCGACACTCAAGCTGTTTAAGCTGGAATTCTATATCCGGTAACAGTGTCAAGGTTCTCAGCTCTCTCTGCCCAGCAGAGTGCTCAGTGGTCACAAGGGTTCCCTGTCCACTACAGACTCCCACTGTCCACACACTGCAGTTAGGAACTCTCCAGGACTTCTGATGTGAGACATCGTGGGAATGAAATCAAGCAGGATCCCCAAGTGTAAAGAAAGATTTTCCCTTaaacattctccttttcctttatcaGTCAATCGGTCAAAGATTTACTTAGCATATATTATGTGAAAAGAAGTATGTTTAACCAGTGTAGAAAGCTCAAACTAGTGTAATGTACTTTCTGAACTCCAAGAAACTCAAAATGTTATTGAGATGAAAAATAAACCTATCAAAAATGTCAAATACAAAACTGTAACAACCCATACAATGTGCAGCGTGAACTCTATTTCTATTGACAATTTTAAGGCAGACTTGTTGCCCTTGGTACCATTAACATTTTGGGCCAGATGTCTCTTTCTTATGGGGACTGCCCAGTGCATTATAAGCTACTCAGCAGTACCCCAGTCTCAATCCATTAGATGCCACCAGCACTCCACCCCCCTACAAGTTATAACAATCAAAAAAGCCTACAGTTGAGAACAACTGTTCTCAAAAAGCCAAACGTACATACCAGAAAATTCAAATTTACTAACTATAAGACATGATTAAATAACACACAAATAACATAATCACAGGTCATAAATATGGAAATATCTAGCACCTTCAATGATAATCTCTCTAGATAATCTACCCTTGCCCGTTTTTCAATTTGCCTTCTAGAGGCACTCTACCACTATACAGTCTACAGCCTGTTCTTCAACCAAGAACAAGCTGGCCAAGTGGAACTGTAAACAAATAATACTGGTAAACAAGGGGGAAATTATGTTATGGCAAATATTTACTGGTATCCTATTAATTAAAAGCACTTACCTCTTCAGGATTAATTTTAGAGCTGATATTTAGAAGGTGTTTGCATATTCCAAGATTTAAGTTTtgcaaaattttattaaatatttgactTAATGTTGGCTAAACTGCTAAGAACAGATTAACCTATCAATTGTTTggcagaaatattttaatttaaaaccttCACATTTACATAATATAACTTTGTTCTAAATCTACAGATAGAAGTAATTAATGCCTCAAACATACACTGAATATGTTCCATGTGCCAAGCACCTGCTAGACCCTAAGGAAACAATGAATAAGACTGACTTTCTGGTGTGGAGGATAAAGAGTCCTGGAAGGCTTCACAGAGAAAATGATCCTTGCTTTGGGTCCTGAAGTGATTGCACTCGACAGACAAGACAAGCAAGACACAGGGACGCCTGGCACTGGGGCAACATCACAGGGTAAAAAGCACTGTCATCAAGGGGACACTCACACCTGTTCTAGTAGTGCTAAGAAAGGAGTCCAGGCCCGCAGGCTGGCCAGGCAGGCATGTGAGCCCTGCTGAAAAGGCTGGGCTACTTGGGAGAAAGGGGGGAATCAGCAAAAAGTTCTATTTGGAAATCACACTGGAGGTCTCAAATATGAAGGACGGATTAGAAagaaaagactgaaggaaggaaacTCAGCacctatgtgaggtgatgggttAAAATAAGCTAGTGccaaaggaggaagagagaagcaACTGACCAGACCAACACTCAGGAGGCAGGACTGAGGCTCCTCATTGATTAACCAAATCTGCAGAGTAGCAGAAAGAGAGGAATAGTTTCCAGGACAATGGCCTCAGTGACCAGGGGTTATTGGCACTGAGTACGTTCTCTACTGTCAATCTCTTTCTTCTAGTGAAACTAGTGCCACAGTAACTTGCAAATCATTCAACCAAAGCATTTCTGAAAACTAGACTCCACACCCCTCTTTCAATATGTATTATAACACTGAAATTAGAGCACTGACAAATATTTTTGGGATCTACAACTGGGAAGGGTGACAGCaaattaaactattaaaaatagctgagaagagtCTATTTAGAGACTAAATGAATCTTGGCCTCAAGTTTAACTATGATGCAGAGCACTTTTTCTCTCAGTAAGACAGTTTTAAAGCTAACCATCAGCGTGAGCAGTTTTCTGCTTCCCACTAACGtcctaaataaaagaaagaagtcGCCTCTCAGATCATGGCCCCAGTCTCTCAAGACATGTTAGGCTGCAACCAGCATGTGCTGCTGACAAACAAGAAGGGGACGACCCCTGTCACCAACCACTGCTCTCTGCCTTCTGTGTCAAAATGAGTAAGGTCATTCAGGAAAAGCAGCACAGATAGGGCGAAGGTCTGACAAAAGGCAGCTGGTGAGGAGAAAGGTTCGGGTCAGGGTCAGGAGTGAGGAAGGCTGCGTGCTCCACTTCCGCCCCCGATGACCTCCACCCTGCCCCCTGGAGACCCTCGCTACCATCTAGGACCGACTGCACAAGCACTACCACAGCAGACAACTAGCAACAGCAGATACaaaaagaatttgtttttctgattttattttttatttttattacacacTACAAAATACAATGCATGCTACACAATATACTGCATAATCTACTAGCAGGGATAGAAGAGCATGACTGAGTTGTTCTTCATCAACCAGGAAAACGTTTCCTTAATCAATGttctccaaacccactgacacaTAGTAACGGTTTACTCCAGAGATGCGCCTATATCTTTCCATCAAATACCACTGATATGAATAATGGGCAACCCTTTTTTCCTTGCCCCCGTTACTGAACCTGTGGATGCGTGCGGTGGCCATTTCCGGGATGAACAAGCACATGCCCATGATGGCGATCCCGGGGAGAACCTCGAACCACATCGCGACGCCCTTCCGGAGGCCAAACACTCCCTTCCAGGTCCCTTAAAGGTGACCTGGCTTCGATCTCTTCCGGGTAAGCTCTGCcaagaatttgttttaaaagatgattTCTGTGGTTACTGAGTTAAAAACAATCTTCACTCTAAGTCTAATATTAACACAGATTTCAAGCTAGGTTCTTCTACACAGAATGTGTAACAAGCTGAGTGTATAAATGCTGAAGTGGCAAGAAGAGGTCCAAAAGGAACTTTCCGGCTCTGCTGATGGGCATCGAGGAACACGTACTACACTAACTAACGAAAAAGagcacacatatataaattaaaCACAAACCGAATTCTCTGTCACATCCTAGTCAGGCAACCGCAGAACGCACTAACACTGGAACTGTTTATTAAGCCTGTAAGAGAAGGCTAATTAAGCAATTCAATCAATTAATAAATATCACTGGATTCAACATACTTGAAAAGTAACTCATACTAAGAATTCAGTGTTTTATAAAATCCTTTTCCATCATCACCAGCTCTGATCCTTATTTACTTTACCCTTGAGTCACAAATTGACCTGAAGCCAATCAGCCCACAGAAGTGCTTTATTGTTCTAGTGTATTTTATAAAGCAGGAGACTTTCTATAAAAGTCTACCCTCCAGGCATGCCCTGAGGGATCCTCATCACTTATTCCACCCCCTGCCTTTCACCCTCACTGGACTCAGCTTCACGGAGGCTGTTCTATCCAATAAATTTGACTGATTTTGAACCCAGTCAAGAAACTGGTAATTAACCCACATTTCTGCCTCCTGGTGACAATTACCATCATCTTGAGTATTGGGTGTCTGATGACTCAGTTATCcatctatacacacacatccaTGCACCTGACTCCAAGATCACTCGTGTAAACGCTTACTTAATGACTAGCTCACAGCTGCTTTTCCAAagccatttcctttaggatctggGATAATATAGCTGTAGGCTGCCTGTGTAAGATGCACTGATTCTGGTGACTCCACTCACAACAGGGCAAACAACTGAAACAACCACCCCCAAATGCTGCTGACAGTAGCCTTTAGCTGACAAGCCAGTTCTCTAACACGGTACATAAAGCACGAATTCTTCCTTCAACGGGGGCTTCTGGAAGACCCATGATAAGCAGCTCTGTCACAAGGTTCTCTTCACATTAGGGGGAAGTTGGTTTTCCTTTAACTGCTAGTTCCTGGGCTGGATTCTGGTCAAAAACCAACTTCAACATCACAAAATTATTCATAGAATTGAGGTCCAGCTTTCCTAAATTCATGGACACTTTTTAATTATAAGCATGAAGAAATTGTTTTAATAGACCTAAAAAGGCAAAATCTACCTAAAGGTCAGTGGCCTCACACTTTATAACTAAAATTCAAACTATACCCCAACTCTCAGTTCTGAAGCAGATAATGCAAGTCATTCCCACATCCAATGACACATTCTCTACTACAACAGTGTACTTGGCATCAAATGTCCCTTATAAAGTGAAAAACCACAGAATGGCTGCATTGTGTGCTACACACTTACTTAACACTATACAACAGGAGATTTGGCTGATAACATTATActgttaaaaataagtatttataccatataatatgaatatgaaatattaatttaAGACACAACTATCAACTTTTCTT is part of the Bubalus kerabau isolate K-KA32 ecotype Philippines breed swamp buffalo chromosome 4, PCC_UOA_SB_1v2, whole genome shotgun sequence genome and harbors:
- the LOC129649228 gene encoding NADH dehydrogenase [ubiquinone] 1 alpha subcomplex subunit 1-like translates to MWFEVLPGIAIMGMCLFIPEMATARIHRFSNGGKEKRVAHYSYQWYLMERYRRISGVNRYYVSVGLENID